Proteins encoded by one window of Fischerella sp. PCC 9605:
- a CDS encoding homoserine dehydrogenase, whose protein sequence is MGVKLGILGLGTVGTGTVQLIQDHAGRHPLLQDVEIYRVGVRSLDKTRAVNLPESVLTTDLKAIVTDPQVDIVVEVIGGLEPARSLILKAIEHGKHVVTANKAVISRFGDEIFTAANKAGVYVMLEAAVGGGIPVIQPLKQSLSVNRIHAVTGIVNGTTNYILTRMQTEGSSFDDVLADAQRLGYAEADPTADVDGLDAADKISILASLAFAGRIKLQDVYCEGIRQVSKTDIAYADKLGFVIKLLAIAKQNSLPPSPHPPISPSSSPLSVRVHPTLVPKAHPLASINGVYNAILVEGEPIRQVMFFGPGAGAGPTASAVSSDILHLVATLKSSTATPNPLLTCGHQDYCQIAPIEELVTRFYARFLTKDQPGVIGKLGTCFGKYGVSLESVVQTGFQGELAEIVVVTHDVREGDFRQALAEIRTLEAVDSIPSLLRVL, encoded by the coding sequence GTGGGTGTAAAGCTGGGAATACTAGGACTAGGCACGGTAGGTACGGGTACAGTGCAGTTAATACAAGATCATGCTGGACGTCATCCCCTGCTGCAAGATGTAGAAATATATCGGGTGGGGGTGCGATCGCTCGACAAAACCCGTGCGGTGAACCTACCGGAATCAGTGTTAACAACAGATTTAAAAGCAATTGTCACTGACCCGCAGGTAGATATCGTAGTCGAAGTCATAGGCGGACTAGAACCAGCGCGATCGCTAATTCTCAAAGCCATAGAACATGGCAAACATGTTGTCACCGCTAATAAAGCGGTAATCTCCCGCTTTGGTGATGAAATCTTTACCGCTGCCAATAAAGCTGGTGTATACGTCATGCTAGAAGCTGCGGTTGGTGGTGGTATTCCAGTCATTCAACCCTTGAAGCAATCGTTAAGCGTCAACCGCATTCACGCCGTTACAGGTATCGTCAACGGCACGACTAACTATATCCTTACACGCATGCAAACTGAAGGCAGCAGCTTTGACGATGTTTTAGCTGATGCCCAGCGGTTGGGTTACGCTGAAGCCGATCCTACTGCTGATGTCGATGGCTTAGACGCCGCAGATAAAATTTCGATCCTCGCCTCATTAGCCTTTGCTGGACGCATCAAACTGCAAGATGTCTATTGTGAGGGAATTCGGCAAGTCAGCAAAACAGACATTGCCTATGCCGATAAATTGGGGTTTGTCATCAAACTACTAGCAATAGCTAAACAAAATTCTCTCCCCCCCTCTCCCCATCCCCCCATCTCCCCCTCCTCTTCTCCCCTCTCCGTCAGAGTTCATCCTACCCTAGTTCCTAAAGCACACCCTTTAGCCAGCATCAACGGTGTCTATAATGCCATTCTCGTTGAAGGAGAACCCATCCGACAGGTAATGTTTTTCGGCCCGGGTGCTGGTGCTGGCCCAACTGCCAGCGCTGTATCATCTGATATATTACACTTAGTAGCAACTCTGAAATCTAGTACAGCAACACCCAATCCCCTGTTAACTTGCGGCCATCAAGACTACTGCCAAATTGCGCCCATAGAAGAACTCGTAACCAGATTCTACGCCCGCTTCTTAACAAAAGACCAACCAGGAGTAATTGGTAAATTGGGTACTTGTTTTGGTAAGTATGGAGTGAGTTTAGAATCAGTTGTCCAAACAGGCTTTCAGGGGGAACTAGCAGAGATTGTTGTTGTCACCCACGATGTCCGAGAAGGCGATTTTCGGCAAGCTTTAGCAGAAATTCGCACCCTAGAAGCTGTAGACAGCATTCCCAGCTTATTACGAGTGTTGTGA
- a CDS encoding S-layer homology domain-containing protein, with amino-acid sequence MTNTPPDPKSSQTNALGFEEFIGILVAFATIGVILFWSFSRKESGWNLGGLLLPSPTQSPVPTTPTVESRQAPPSSEEKPVVVEKPLPRVSPGELRREQKLLPPDSTRETLPLVIPEKKPTIPPPIAFTDVPSDFWARRFIDVLSSRNIIKGYQDYSFRPNQPVSRAEFAAILQQAFRNGLGYTNKKMSFQDVPTQFWANSAIDQAINTGFLRGYPNKTFNPNQKISRAQVLVALASGLNLKVPASPNQVLSVYKDAREIPTYATNKIAAATESGLVVNYPDPTVLAANKQATRAEVAAMIYQALVRMRRVDAIQSEYIVKVPD; translated from the coding sequence ATGACAAATACGCCTCCCGATCCCAAGTCATCTCAAACAAATGCCCTCGGCTTTGAAGAATTTATTGGCATTCTGGTTGCCTTTGCCACTATTGGGGTAATTTTGTTTTGGTCGTTTTCCCGCAAAGAGTCTGGCTGGAATTTAGGTGGCTTGCTGTTGCCATCCCCTACTCAATCTCCTGTCCCTACTACTCCTACTGTCGAATCTCGGCAAGCACCGCCTTCGTCTGAGGAAAAACCTGTTGTTGTGGAAAAGCCTCTTCCTCGTGTTAGTCCAGGCGAGTTACGACGAGAACAAAAACTTTTGCCACCTGACTCTACTAGGGAAACATTGCCATTGGTTATTCCTGAGAAAAAGCCAACTATCCCCCCACCCATCGCATTTACTGATGTACCCAGTGACTTCTGGGCACGTCGTTTTATCGATGTGCTTTCTTCTCGTAATATTATTAAGGGCTATCAAGATTATTCATTTAGACCAAATCAGCCTGTAAGCCGTGCAGAATTTGCAGCCATACTACAACAGGCATTTAGGAATGGGCTTGGCTATACCAACAAAAAAATGTCTTTTCAGGATGTGCCAACCCAGTTCTGGGCAAATTCAGCTATTGATCAAGCTATTAATACTGGGTTCTTAAGAGGCTACCCTAACAAAACCTTCAACCCAAACCAAAAAATTTCGCGAGCACAGGTACTAGTTGCCCTTGCCAGTGGTTTAAATCTCAAAGTTCCCGCTTCCCCAAATCAAGTTTTAAGCGTCTACAAAGATGCCCGAGAAATTCCCACCTACGCTACCAATAAAATAGCAGCCGCCACAGAAAGTGGACTTGTGGTCAATTATCCAGATCCAACAGTTCTGGCTGCCAATAAACAAGCTACCCGTGCTGAGGTAGCAGCAATGATTTATCAAGCTTTGGTGCGAATGAGAAGGGTAGACGCAATTCAATCTGAATACATTGTCAAAGTACCTGACTAA
- a CDS encoding CAAD domain-containing protein has protein sequence MGAEMQEPEVVETKSIDTTMPEINNQTGTITKLQPATQNQEQWLKYGEIASGFLATLPEYLGAFFNRYKQPLVSIGLIVGAIVAVKVVLAILDALNDIPLVAPTFELIGIGYSAWFVYRYLLKASTRQELTNEISSLKSQVVGKDA, from the coding sequence ATGGGAGCGGAAATGCAAGAACCGGAAGTAGTAGAAACCAAGTCTATAGATACAACGATGCCAGAGATCAACAACCAAACAGGAACCATTACTAAACTCCAACCAGCTACTCAAAACCAAGAGCAATGGCTGAAATACGGAGAAATTGCTTCTGGCTTTTTAGCGACACTGCCCGAATACCTGGGAGCCTTTTTTAATAGGTACAAACAGCCTTTGGTTTCCATTGGTTTGATTGTGGGGGCGATTGTCGCTGTGAAAGTTGTCCTGGCAATCCTGGACGCTTTGAATGATATTCCCTTAGTAGCACCTACCTTTGAATTGATTGGTATTGGTTACTCCGCTTGGTTCGTTTACCGTTATTTACTCAAAGCCTCAACCAGGCAAGAGTTAACCAATGAAATTTCATCTCTCAAATCACAAGTGGTCGGTAAAGACGCTTAA
- a CDS encoding pentapeptide repeat-containing protein, translating into MKTKIIAALTLVAPLFFTGAVSAKNPQQVQKLLSTGECVRCNLSGANLSGAHLIGADLRGANLQGANLEGANLEGADLTGANLAGANLTSAFATNVNFKNANLNRVNFTSAMIFDSNVHGASMNNLTITNAEIYNTGIGVGGDSADIPDWDEQIDTYQN; encoded by the coding sequence ATGAAAACCAAAATTATAGCTGCTCTAACCTTAGTAGCTCCCCTGTTCTTCACTGGCGCAGTCAGCGCGAAGAATCCGCAGCAAGTACAAAAGCTGTTATCAACTGGGGAATGTGTGCGGTGCAATCTATCAGGAGCAAACCTCAGTGGTGCTCATTTAATTGGTGCTGACTTAAGAGGTGCAAATCTCCAAGGAGCGAACCTGGAAGGAGCGAATCTTGAAGGCGCTGATCTCACGGGCGCAAATTTGGCAGGCGCTAATTTGACCTCAGCTTTTGCGACGAATGTTAATTTTAAAAATGCCAACCTCAACAGAGTCAACTTTACTAGCGCCATGATTTTTGATTCTAATGTACATGGTGCATCAATGAATAACCTTACTATCACTAATGCCGAGATATACAATACAGGAATTGGTGTTGGTGGTGACAGTGCAGATATTCCTGATTGGGACGAACAAATAGATACATATCAAAACTAA
- the nrdJ gene encoding ribonucleoside-triphosphate reductase, adenosylcobalamin-dependent, translated as MVRELERKRQSANFPETAPAANPVFFRTYSRRREAGVRETWDEVCDRTLGGLISLGKLLPQEADILERMQRNLKALPSGRWLWVGGTDWIAQPQNFSGGYNCTSTNLQDWSAFGLMMDLAMMGCGTGAVLEPKYISQLPPIRNHLNVTLHGEIGITPRLERRELTEVKIEDNSVTIYVGDSRQGWVQSYQSLLELSTDERFSGEVKVIVDISDVRQAGESLKGFGGVANPVKLPGLYQRCASILNKAVGRQLNSVECCLLIDEAAVTIVAGNIRRSAGMRQGASEDNLFADAKANLWQQDENGNWRIDPERDALRMANHTRVFHRKPTLEECIDAVRKQYYSGEGAIQWAGEAIARANSDLLATPALKVEFLKAYQQGTAKQWLQERYLNLDARELEHRLARFGLNPCGEIIGSNFHCNLSEVHLNQIDPYNYKEQEEAFTAGALSVAALLHHKFQEPRYQYSRELDPIVGVSFTGLFDFFVHAFGVDWLRWWAEGRPTTAQGLAFKRQEEKYLSMWKDIVHRVVWDYCDRHNLKRPNRCTTVQPSGTKSLLTSASPGWHPPKAQRFIRRITFRKNDPVALACIDYGYNVIPSQSDKDEQGNLLNDPFDPRVSEWLVEIPVAVPWADLPGADEIDISKFSALSQMDFYMQVQKFYVTHNTSATIELREQEIEALGNRIYETIRDDEGYISAALLARFDDHQTFPRLPFEPIAKQEYEKLMQEVEKRRQSSNFHAVLSRYDFGELMESGPAGCDSDKCMMPEENLM; from the coding sequence ATGGTTCGAGAACTTGAACGAAAACGCCAGAGTGCAAATTTTCCAGAAACTGCCCCAGCTGCCAATCCAGTGTTTTTTAGAACCTACAGCCGTCGTAGAGAGGCAGGGGTGAGAGAAACATGGGATGAGGTATGCGATCGCACTCTGGGAGGCTTAATCAGCCTGGGTAAATTGCTACCCCAAGAAGCTGATATCCTAGAACGAATGCAGCGCAACTTGAAAGCTTTACCCAGTGGACGCTGGTTATGGGTGGGCGGTACAGACTGGATCGCCCAACCACAAAATTTTTCTGGGGGATACAATTGTACCTCAACCAACCTCCAAGACTGGAGTGCATTTGGGTTGATGATGGATTTAGCAATGATGGGTTGTGGTACTGGAGCAGTTCTAGAACCAAAATATATCAGCCAGTTGCCCCCAATCCGCAATCACTTGAATGTAACCCTACATGGAGAAATTGGTATTACTCCGCGTCTAGAACGCCGGGAACTAACAGAAGTAAAAATAGAAGACAATAGCGTTACCATCTATGTTGGAGACAGCCGTCAAGGTTGGGTGCAATCATATCAAAGCCTGCTGGAACTCTCTACTGATGAAAGATTTTCAGGAGAAGTTAAAGTAATCGTTGATATCAGTGACGTACGGCAAGCGGGAGAATCTCTTAAAGGCTTTGGAGGCGTTGCTAATCCTGTAAAATTGCCAGGACTGTATCAGCGCTGTGCATCCATCCTCAATAAAGCCGTTGGCAGACAATTAAATTCTGTAGAGTGCTGTTTGTTGATTGATGAAGCGGCTGTAACAATTGTTGCCGGCAATATTAGAAGAAGCGCGGGTATGCGCCAAGGTGCTAGCGAAGATAATTTGTTTGCCGACGCTAAGGCTAACCTTTGGCAGCAGGATGAAAATGGTAACTGGCGCATTGACCCAGAGCGTGATGCTCTGAGAATGGCAAACCACACTAGAGTTTTTCACCGCAAACCGACATTAGAAGAATGTATTGATGCTGTTCGCAAACAGTATTACAGTGGTGAAGGCGCGATTCAATGGGCTGGTGAAGCCATAGCCAGAGCTAACAGCGATTTGCTGGCTACTCCTGCCTTGAAAGTTGAATTTTTGAAAGCGTACCAACAAGGAACTGCAAAACAGTGGTTGCAAGAACGCTATCTCAATCTTGATGCTCGTGAGTTAGAACATCGTTTGGCTAGATTTGGTCTTAATCCGTGTGGTGAGATTATCGGCAGCAACTTCCACTGTAATTTATCAGAGGTTCACCTCAATCAAATTGACCCCTATAACTATAAAGAACAAGAAGAGGCGTTCACCGCAGGTGCGCTATCTGTAGCTGCACTTTTACATCATAAATTTCAGGAGCCTCGCTATCAATACAGCCGTGAATTAGATCCAATTGTTGGTGTTTCTTTTACTGGTTTATTTGATTTCTTTGTTCATGCTTTTGGAGTTGATTGGTTGCGGTGGTGGGCAGAAGGAAGACCCACAACTGCACAAGGATTGGCGTTTAAGCGCCAAGAAGAAAAATATCTGAGTATGTGGAAGGATATTGTGCATCGCGTTGTTTGGGATTACTGCGATCGCCATAATCTCAAACGTCCAAATCGCTGCACCACTGTTCAACCCAGTGGCACTAAATCTTTATTAACAAGTGCTTCTCCTGGATGGCACCCTCCCAAAGCACAAAGGTTCATTCGCAGAATCACCTTCCGCAAAAACGATCCAGTTGCTTTAGCTTGTATTGACTACGGTTACAACGTCATTCCTTCCCAATCTGACAAAGATGAACAGGGCAATTTGTTAAATGACCCCTTCGATCCGAGAGTGAGTGAATGGTTGGTAGAAATACCCGTTGCTGTACCTTGGGCTGATTTACCAGGCGCTGATGAGATTGACATCAGTAAATTTAGTGCCCTATCCCAAATGGATTTCTACATGCAAGTACAGAAATTTTATGTTACTCATAACACCTCTGCCACCATTGAACTACGGGAACAAGAAATAGAAGCCTTGGGAAACCGTATTTACGAAACTATTCGTGATGATGAAGGTTATATCAGTGCTGCTCTTCTGGCAAGATTTGATGACCATCAAACCTTCCCACGTTTGCCCTTTGAACCAATCGCCAAACAAGAGTATGAAAAGTTAATGCAAGAAGTGGAAAAACGTCGCCAAAGCAGTAATTTCCATGCAGTTTTAAGCCGCTATGATTTCGGTGAATTAATGGAATCTGGCCCTGCAGGTTGCGATTCGGATAAGTGCATGATGCCAGAGGAAAATCTAATGTAA
- a CDS encoding YtxH domain-containing protein — MSNNRSGIFIGGLMLGATIGALTGLLMAPRTGRETRKLLKKSADALPELAEDLSSSVQLQADRLSTNALRNWDETLERLREALAAGIDASQRESQAIKRQKAEANSDSMPQHIDN; from the coding sequence ATGTCTAACAACCGTTCTGGAATATTTATTGGCGGTTTGATGCTAGGAGCTACCATTGGTGCTTTGACCGGGTTGCTCATGGCTCCACGTACAGGGCGTGAAACGCGCAAACTATTAAAGAAATCTGCTGATGCCCTGCCAGAATTGGCAGAAGACTTATCATCCAGTGTCCAACTTCAAGCGGATCGTCTGTCTACAAATGCATTGCGAAACTGGGATGAAACTTTGGAGCGACTGCGGGAAGCGCTCGCAGCTGGTATTGATGCCAGTCAGCGAGAAAGCCAAGCTATAAAGCGACAAAAGGCAGAAGCTAACTCAGATTCGATGCCCCAGCACATAGATAACTAA
- a CDS encoding TPM domain-containing protein — MQHRFWRRILVAFAVFFLTGSIWVTHSPWAYAYNNPDLLPDTPTPVVDLAKSLTSVQEENLVKELEQFEAETGWKLRVLTQYDRTPGLAVKDFWKLDDKSVLLVADASGGNILNFNVGDAVYQLLPRTFWVELQTRFGNLYFVRDEGEDEAILQALESVKTCLRQGGCRVVPGLPKEQWILTLITSVIGGIICGFAAQPRREGQIVAWQWALIFSPLWGILFIAFGIGPVVSRTSDWLPLVRNITGFLIGVLVAYLSPAFTRSPASKI; from the coding sequence ATGCAGCATCGTTTTTGGCGACGAATTCTGGTAGCTTTCGCGGTATTCTTCTTGACTGGGTCAATTTGGGTGACACATTCTCCTTGGGCTTATGCTTACAATAATCCAGATCTGCTACCCGATACCCCAACCCCAGTTGTAGACTTAGCCAAATCGCTCACCTCTGTTCAAGAAGAGAACCTTGTTAAAGAACTAGAGCAATTTGAAGCTGAAACCGGCTGGAAACTGAGAGTTTTGACTCAATACGATCGCACTCCCGGTTTAGCAGTTAAAGATTTTTGGAAACTGGATGACAAAAGTGTTTTGCTAGTTGCCGATGCCAGTGGTGGTAATATTCTCAACTTCAATGTCGGCGATGCCGTTTACCAGCTCCTACCTCGCACTTTTTGGGTAGAATTGCAAACTCGCTTTGGCAATTTGTACTTCGTACGAGACGAAGGCGAAGATGAAGCTATCTTGCAAGCTCTAGAATCGGTTAAAACATGTCTGCGTCAAGGCGGTTGCCGTGTCGTTCCCGGACTGCCAAAGGAACAGTGGATTCTGACACTGATTACCTCGGTAATTGGTGGGATTATTTGTGGTTTTGCAGCTCAACCCCGGCGTGAAGGACAAATTGTGGCTTGGCAGTGGGCTTTAATTTTTTCTCCTTTGTGGGGAATTTTATTTATTGCCTTCGGTATTGGGCCGGTAGTGTCACGCACTTCTGACTGGCTACCCTTAGTTCGCAATATCACTGGTTTTCTTATTGGGGTTTTGGTTGCTTATCTGTCCCCTGCATTCACTCGCTCTCCAGCATCGAAAATCTAA
- a CDS encoding precorrin-8X methylmutase: MEWHVTDAESLAIIDSEIGDHVFSPAEYEIVRRVIYATADFEYKSLIRFSERALQAGAAALATRTTIVVDVPMVQVSITCDIQTTFANPVYCSMDTPTRPQKEKTRAAWGIETLAKRYPEGLFIVGQAQTALTTLTDLIEAEEIRPALVIATPPGFINIDAAKERLRDSLVPNITIDSRKGGALVAAAIVDGLVDLAWQSYGQAR, encoded by the coding sequence ATGGAATGGCACGTAACTGATGCTGAGAGTTTGGCAATAATTGATAGTGAAATTGGCGATCATGTCTTTTCACCTGCCGAGTATGAAATTGTTCGGCGGGTGATTTATGCCACAGCTGATTTTGAGTATAAGTCTTTGATTCGCTTTTCTGAGCGTGCTTTGCAAGCGGGTGCAGCTGCACTAGCGACACGTACAACTATTGTTGTAGATGTGCCAATGGTACAAGTAAGTATTACCTGCGACATTCAAACCACGTTTGCTAATCCGGTGTATTGCAGTATGGACACACCAACTCGCCCTCAAAAAGAAAAAACTCGTGCAGCTTGGGGAATCGAAACCCTAGCCAAACGTTATCCAGAGGGCTTATTTATAGTTGGTCAAGCGCAAACTGCTTTAACAACACTAACTGATTTGATTGAAGCTGAAGAAATTAGACCCGCTTTAGTAATTGCTACACCACCAGGCTTTATCAATATAGATGCTGCTAAAGAACGCTTGCGAGACTCTCTAGTACCAAACATTACAATTGATAGTCGTAAAGGTGGGGCATTAGTAGCAGCCGCAATTGTGGATGGCTTGGTAGATTTAGCTTGGCAATCCTATGGGCAAGCAAGATGA
- the dapB gene encoding 4-hydroxy-tetrahydrodipicolinate reductase, translated as MANQTLIPVIVNGAAGKMGREVVKAVAQAPDMSLMGAIDTSPEHQSKDAGELAGLSEPLEVPITNQLEPMLGYVAGERHMQPGVMVDFTHPDSVYDNIRSAIAYGIRPVVGTTGLSPEQIQDLAEFADKASTGCLLVPNFCIGMVLLQQAAIAASQYFDHVEIIELHHNQKADAPSGTAIQTAQMLAEMGKTFNQAIVKETEKLPGARGSLADEGIRIHSVRLPGLIAHQEVIFGALGQIYTLRHDTSDRAAYMPGVLLAIRKVLQLKALVYGLEKIL; from the coding sequence ATGGCGAATCAAACTCTTATCCCGGTTATTGTTAACGGCGCTGCTGGTAAAATGGGGCGCGAAGTCGTAAAAGCTGTGGCACAAGCACCAGATATGAGCCTTATGGGTGCTATCGATACGAGTCCAGAACATCAAAGCAAAGATGCGGGGGAATTAGCTGGTTTAAGTGAACCTTTGGAAGTACCAATTACCAATCAATTGGAACCGATGTTGGGGTACGTGGCTGGTGAAAGGCATATGCAGCCAGGAGTGATGGTAGATTTTACTCATCCTGATTCTGTATATGACAATATTCGCAGTGCGATCGCCTACGGTATCCGTCCGGTTGTTGGTACTACAGGCTTAAGTCCCGAACAAATTCAAGATTTGGCAGAATTTGCTGATAAAGCTAGTACGGGTTGCTTGCTAGTTCCCAATTTCTGCATTGGTATGGTGCTGCTGCAACAAGCGGCGATCGCAGCATCTCAATATTTTGACCACGTGGAAATTATTGAACTGCATCACAATCAAAAAGCTGATGCTCCCAGTGGTACTGCCATTCAAACTGCTCAAATGCTAGCAGAAATGGGTAAGACATTTAACCAGGCAATTGTCAAAGAAACAGAAAAATTACCAGGAGCAAGGGGTAGCCTTGCAGATGAAGGTATTAGGATTCATAGCGTGCGTTTACCGGGACTAATTGCCCATCAAGAAGTGATTTTTGGCGCACTTGGTCAAATTTATACCTTACGGCATGATACAAGCGATCGCGCTGCCTATATGCCGGGAGTACTACTAGCAATTCGCAAAGTCCTCCAGCTAAAGGCGTTAGTATATGGATTAGAAAAGATACTCTAA
- the psaK gene encoding photosystem I reaction center subunit PsaK: protein MLTSTLLAAATTPLQWSPAVGVTMILCNILAILFGKYTIKYPNAEPALPSNPVLGNFGVPALLACAAFGHILGAGVILGLHNLGRF, encoded by the coding sequence TTGCTGACATCTACTTTACTAGCCGCTGCAACCACACCTCTGCAATGGAGCCCAGCAGTAGGAGTTACCATGATTCTCTGCAATATCCTTGCCATTTTGTTTGGTAAATATACCATTAAGTATCCCAACGCAGAACCTGCCTTGCCCTCAAATCCGGTTTTGGGTAATTTTGGTGTACCAGCGTTACTGGCTTGTGCCGCCTTTGGTCATATCTTAGGAGCAGGTGTGATCCTAGGTCTGCATAACCTGGGAAGATTCTAG
- a CDS encoding SufE family protein: MSSTIDSLPPNLAKIVQRFKRATDPKRRYEQLIWYGQRLPEFPEADKIPENKVPGCVSQVYVIAGLEEGKVIFQGDSDSQLTKGLVGLLIEGLNGLAPNEIVLLTPDFIQETGLNVSLTPSRANGFYNIFKTMQKKALECQADISH; this comes from the coding sequence ATGTCCTCTACAATAGATTCATTGCCACCAAACCTTGCCAAAATTGTCCAGCGCTTTAAACGTGCTACAGATCCGAAGCGACGCTACGAACAGCTAATTTGGTATGGTCAGCGGCTTCCAGAGTTTCCAGAAGCTGATAAAATACCAGAAAATAAAGTTCCTGGGTGTGTTTCCCAGGTTTATGTCATAGCTGGCTTGGAAGAAGGTAAAGTTATATTTCAAGGTGATTCTGATTCCCAATTAACCAAAGGATTAGTGGGGCTTTTGATTGAAGGTCTGAACGGACTAGCACCGAATGAAATTGTCCTACTTACTCCAGATTTTATTCAAGAAACTGGTTTAAATGTTAGCCTGACGCCTTCCCGCGCTAATGGTTTTTATAATATTTTCAAGACCATGCAAAAAAAGGCTTTGGAATGCCAAGCAGACATATCTCACTAA
- a CDS encoding alpha/beta fold hydrolase → MSTDLLSNSTTFGIGGVAKEYRWNWENQQLRTVYESLGNGSPLLLLPAFSTVSTREEMSGLAKLLAPYFQVVAVDWPGFGESSRLSVNYKPALYQHFLENFVTSVFDTPIAVVAAGHSAAYVLQLAQKNPSVFSRIALVAPTWRGPLPTMGVDRQVAGMVRDIVRSPIFGQILYKLNTVPSFLSFMYRRHVYVDAAKLTPSFIDHKWHNTQQSGARFAPAAFVTGNLDAVHNQAEFLALVQDLSVPVMVVIGESSPGKSRADMDALAALSGVQKAVLPGSLGMHEEYPEAVAEAIAPFLGIATVTK, encoded by the coding sequence ATGTCAACTGATTTATTATCAAACTCTACTACTTTCGGTATTGGTGGGGTAGCTAAAGAATATCGGTGGAACTGGGAAAACCAGCAATTGCGTACTGTTTATGAAAGTCTTGGCAATGGTTCACCGCTATTGCTACTCCCTGCTTTTAGCACTGTTTCCACGCGAGAGGAAATGAGTGGACTAGCCAAGCTACTCGCTCCCTACTTTCAAGTTGTAGCTGTAGATTGGCCTGGATTTGGCGAATCTTCGCGTTTATCTGTAAATTACAAACCTGCTTTATATCAACATTTTCTCGAAAATTTTGTCACCTCTGTATTTGATACTCCAATCGCAGTGGTTGCTGCTGGTCACAGTGCAGCTTATGTTCTGCAATTAGCGCAGAAAAATCCATCTGTATTTTCACGTATAGCGTTAGTAGCCCCAACTTGGCGCGGTCCTCTACCGACAATGGGTGTAGACCGACAAGTAGCGGGGATGGTAAGGGATATAGTGCGATCGCCTATTTTTGGTCAAATCCTCTACAAGCTCAACACTGTACCATCTTTTTTAAGTTTCATGTACCGTCGCCACGTCTACGTAGATGCTGCGAAGTTAACGCCTAGCTTCATTGACCATAAATGGCACAATACCCAACAATCAGGAGCTAGATTTGCTCCCGCTGCCTTCGTCACTGGTAATCTTGACGCCGTACACAATCAAGCTGAGTTTCTAGCACTAGTTCAGGATTTGTCTGTGCCAGTGATGGTAGTAATAGGAGAGTCTTCTCCTGGTAAATCCCGCGCTGATATGGATGCTTTGGCAGCTTTAAGCGGAGTGCAAAAAGCTGTTCTTCCCGGTTCGTTGGGAATGCATGAAGAATACCCAGAGGCTGTAGCAGAGGCAATTGCACCCTTTTTAGGAATTGCTACTGTCACTAAATAA